ATATTTTCTAAATTGTATATCGTTAAACAAGGAGTCTTTATGCCCTCTACTGGTGAACACAATAAGTGGATAGCTCTCGCCCTCTGCATTCTGCTCGGATACTTGGGTCTGCACCGTTTTTACGAAGGAAAAATCTGGACCGGAATCTTGTGGCTTTGTACCGCAGGACTCTTTGGCGTAGGCGTTGTCGTTGACGCCATCTTGATCGTCATGAAACCGGAACATTACTAATTAGTTATTAGTCAATAGTCAATAGTTATTAGATTAATATGAAACGTTTATTTGTTATCGCAACCGGTAGTGCCGGAAAAATTAGAGACTTCGCTCATATTTTGGGCACCGACCACTACGAATTCAAGACTTTGAAAGATATCGGTTTTGACGAAGATATCATCGAAGATGGAAATTCCTTTGCCGAAAATGCCATCATCAAGTCGAATACAACCGCTCAATGGCTCGCCAAGCGCAACATCGAAGCAACCGTTCTCGCCGATGATTCTGGCCTTGAAGTTTTCGCCTTGAACGGCGAACCGGGCATTTACAGCGCACGTTACTGCGGCAAGCACGGCGATGACGAAGCCAACAACGTCAAGTTGATGCAAAAGCTCGAAGACATCGAAGACCGCAAGGCACGTTACTTCTGCGCGCTCTCGTACCAGACCGTCACCAAGAACGAAAAAGGTGAATTTGTCATCAGCAAACCGATTATTTTTGAAGGCGAATGCCGCGGCGAAATCAACCACACACCTGTCGGCGACATGGGCTTTGGCTACGATCCGCTTTTTGTCCCGGATGGTGAAACGAGAACGTTTGCGCAGATGGAACTTGAAGAGAAAAAGGTTATCAGCCATCGCGGAAACGCCATCCGTGCGCTCAAAAAAGCGCTTGGGAAATAAAATTGAGAATTCTATTCGCACCGCTACAAAGTTACACGACGGGCATTTATCGAAAAGCCCACGCTGAAATCTTTGGCGGTGTTGATGCATATTACGCACCGTTCTTGCGAATTGAGAACGGAAAGCCGCGCGAAAAAGATTTGCGGGATTTAAATGCGCTTGAAGGGAATGCGCGCGAGATTCCGCAAATTATCGCGAACAGCGTCGATGAATTTAAAATCCTCGCAGACGCGCTAATCGCTAAAGGCTACACGGAAATCGACTTCAACATGGGATGCCCCTTCCCGATGCAAGTCAACCGCCATCGCGGAGCAGGAATCTTAAACGACAAGCAAACCGTCCAAGAAATAATGGACGAGATCAGGAAAATATCTAACACAAACGGAACTGCGCCGACAATTGTAAAAGGAACTGCGCCGGTAAAATTTTCCGTCAAGATGCGGCTTGGGCAAGACTCCCCTGACGAAGCCTTTGCTCTCCTCCCGATTCTAAACGAAGCGCCGCTCTCGCAAATCACACTTCACCCAAGACTCGGCAAACAGCAATACAAAGGCGCAATCGATTTCAAATCATTTGAAAAGTTTTATGAGGAATGCCGCCATCCGCTCGTTTATAACGGCGACATCACAAGCGTCTCGCAAATCTGTGAAATGGAACGACGCTACCCGAAGCTTGCCGGCGTGATGATTGGACGTGGACTGCTCGCACGCCCAAGCCTCGCCGCGGAATACAAGGAATTGCGCGATATAAACTGCGTAGCCCCCCTAAACAGCGACACTCATCAAGATTTCCTCGGCAAAATTCTCCAGATGCACCAGGTCATATTTGATCACGCTTGCAAAACGTACCAAGGCGACAGCCAGATTCTTTCGCACGTACAAAGTTTCTGGGAATATCTCGAACCAAGCATTCCCAAAAAGATTTTCAAGAAAATCAAGAAAGCAGGGAAACTCAGCGAATACCAAGAAGCAATTACGGCGATGAAGGAGCTCTCGTGAACAGCGTCTACATCGAAATCACGAACGTTTGCAATTTGCATTGCAGCTTTTGCCCCTGTGGCAAGGAGCCTACGAGCCGCACGTTCATGGATTCCAAGCTGTTCGAGACAAGCATCGCAGGCGCTCAAGAAATCGGTGCAACAAACGTCTACTTTCACGTTCTCGGCGAACCCACGCTCCACCCCGGCTTTGCACACTACGTCAAGAAGTTAGAACAAACGCCCTTAAAGCTCACGCTCACAACAAACGGCACAACGATTGAACGCTCAGGCCGACAAATTCTAGCCTCGCCCGCCGTTCGGCAAGTCAACTTTTCGACGCATGCCTACGCGGAACTCCCCCGCGAAACCGCTGAACGATATTTGCAAAATGTCCTTGATTTTTGCAGTCTCGCAATTGTCGAGCGCCCCGACCTCTACATCAATTTGCGTTTATGGAACGTCGGTGCCGATGAAGCCTCCCCTTGGAACAGCTACATGCTTAAGCGCATCCACGAAACATTCGGTATCGAAATCACGCCCGGGCATTTCTGCAGTCGCCACAAGAGTTTCAACATCACAGGGCGACTTTATTTGCACGAAGACACAAGATTTGAATGGCCTAGTATAGACGAGAGAACGAGCAAAGCCCTACAGACGAGAGACGAAAGATTTGCAGGCACTTGCCGCGCGCTAGACACTCACATAGCAATCCTCCACGACGGTCGCGTTGTCGCCTGTTGCCTTGACCATAGCGGACAAATTACACTTGGGCATACAACCGAACAAAACCTTGCTGAAATTTTAGAAAGCCCGCTCGCGCAAAATATAAAAGAAGGGTTTGCGCAGCACGAACTACGCCACCCTTTTTGCCAAACCTGCAGCTTTTGCAAGCGATTTAAATAAATAAAAAATCCTCAACAAGGAATGAAGAGGATTAATACTCAGACAAATCAAGGGGTGGGCTTATTTTTCCTTGAATCTCTCCTTAGCTTCGCCAATGAACCAATGTTTCATAAGCGTGCAAGGCGAGCATTGAAAAAATGCTTGCAAATTTAGCAACCAACTACAACACCCTGTCTGTCCAAATTGCATTTTCCATCAAAATTGACAGAACATCCAAGCCCTTGTTTCTAAAAAAAAGCTTTTTAAAAGGGGAAATCCATCAAATATCATATAAATCACAATTTTTTCACAAAAACATACTTTTTTTGTAGCCAAAAAAAAGAAAAAAACGTAATATTCCAAAAAATCTTCAAGAAGGAAGAAAATAAATATGTCCACCTGTATATACAGGACATTTTTATCGGAAATCGATCTAATCTTAAGGCTTTTAGCAGCGTTAATTTATACGCATTTGCTTCCAAGAGAGGCATTCAGCCCAATTTTCGTGGGTCATCATTTGCGGAACTCCTTCACTGTCCAAAAAGCTTTTCAAAAAAATTGATTCAAAAACAAAGGATACTCATGCCGAAACACCCCATTGAAATGCAAAATCTCTACGAACACGAGATCAACGCCTATAACCTCGAAGGTTTCCAGCCACAAATTGTCGATGCCGAATATTTGAAAAAGCTTGGCGTCACGATTGAACCTTCTGAAGAAACATTGCAAGGCCTCATTCGCGGCTCCAAGATGTTCAAGAAGCGCTTGGAAGAGCACTGCGTCATTCCCAAGTCCGTACTCTACCTTGAAGATTGCGACCCTGACACCGTGGAAACAGAAATCCACAACTACACAGGACGCTGCCCGACGCTGACCTTCGAGATCAACCCCATCAAGGGATGCCATCTGGGATGCCAGTATTGCCTGGTGACCGACGGAGTGCACGAACAGAAACTCGTGGCTTATGAAAATTACCACCTTTATGTGCGCAAGCTCTTGGAAGAGATGAACGGTGCATGCAGCGAGAATCCTAACGCTGTCACAGCCGAAGACATTAAAAAACGCAGCCAGCTGTTGCAGGAATTGGCAACGGCCATCGTCGAAGCTCCGGAAAAGAAAAAGGAAATCGAAAAGAAAATCGTGGAACTGAGCCGTGGCAAGAACTGGAACCATTACTACTACTTCTCGCCCAAGACCGAAGCTTTGCAGGAACCGACGCTTTATACAGGCATCGCCCACCGCATTTTGCGCGAATTCATCGCCCACTTCAAGAAATACCCCAACTCCAACGCCCGCCTCTTCATCGCATCGAAGGCCGGCACCAAGCACCTCCTGGTGGAAAACGAAGGCGAAACCATCCTCGACCTCTTCGAACAGCTGAAGGACAAGATGCAGTTCAATACTTCTGTGAGCATCATGCCGACGGAATTCCGTAACCTTCTGGAACCCTTCGCCGCCCCGATCGAAGAACGTCTCGGCGCCGTACAGATGTGTCAGGAACACGGCATCCTCGCCAACTCGGCATTGGTACAGCCCATCGTCGTCCCCTATCTCACCGACGAACGCATCAAGGAATTCTTCGACATGCTCCGCGCCGCTGGCATCGTGAACTACAAGCCAGAATTTCTCACAGCCTGCATGGAGAACTTGGCTCAGCTGGGACAATGGCTTGGATACTTCGACAAGAACATGGAACGCGACCTCTACATGGACTATATCAGCCCGAAAAACGCCGACCACCGCAAGCAGCGCGGACGCACAGCCCCCAACCGCGCACTTTCGACCGAGAACATCCAGCGCCTGATGAAGTACACCGAAACCATCGGCATGTCCACCAGCATCTGCTTCTGGGTTCGCAGCCAGCTGAACGTGCCCACGAACATCATTCCCATCATCAACCATAACGGATTCCAGTGCTTGGGCTACCAGTCACATCTGTTTAGAAGCGAAAAGTAAAGAATGAAAAGTAAAGGACTTTCTTGCCAAGATGTCTGTTTTCAGATATTTGCGGACAAAACGGACTACTACCACCGCTGGTATCACGCCAAGCCGATGCTTATAACATCGGAACGTCGCGACGAACTGCGACGAATGCAGGCCTTGCTCTATAAATGTATCGCATATATGGCGGAACACTACCGCGAGTGGGTGCCGGAATATATGCCATTGGACGAGAAGGTGATGGAGATTCTTGACCGCCAGCGCCGTTACCCCTTCCGGGCAGGAGCCTACCGTCCCGACTATCTCATCAGCGACGATGGACGGCTGCTATTGGTGGAAATCACCAGCCGTTTTTTCGGACACGGCATCTGGGCCAACTACCCCTCGGTGGTCAAAGCTGAGCAACTCATGGCAGACTTTCCAGACATATCTTGGGAGAACCGCTATGACGAGCTGCTGACCTATATGCGCGACGCCATCCCCGCAAATAGTCCAGTCTATGTGCTAAAGAGCGGCGATCGCGGTAGCGAAAGTTCCTTCTATACGAAGTTCTATGAGTACTACGGACATGAGGTGACCATCTATGAGGCCGATGAAGTAGAAGCAAATATCGACAAGTGGAGTCACGATGCAGTGGTGTTCAGCGCCCTCAACCAGCAAGACATGCTGTCTTTCAAGATGGATACCCTGCAGGCCATGATAGACGCGCGGATGCTGAACGACTTCCGTACCATTTTTCTGGCTCATGACAAGCGATTCTTGCACCTCATCTTCGTAGACGACTTCACACGTCAGTGCCTCACGGAAGAGGAAACATCATTCCTGAGACAGCACACCATCCCCACCTATTTATACAATAGCCATCCCGAAAAATGGAACGACGCCTTGACGCATAAGGATCAGTATATCCTCAAGCCGTTCAATTTGGGCAAAAGTGTAGATCTATATGCCGGCGTGATGACCGACGAAGAAACGTGGAAACAAAGCATCTTGGCAAGCGAAAAGGGCGGATTCATCTTGCAGCCATTTGTCAGGCAGCGGACTTATCCTTGCGAATGGGAGGGCAAACACTACGACGAGTATGTCTGTGGCATGATGCTGTGCATGGATGACCGCTATTTCGACAGCGGCGTTTTCCGCACCAGTAGTGCCCCTGTGACCAACAAGGTGGATGACCGCAAGATGTGCGTTATCCACAGTGACGATGAAAATTTTGCAAAAAAAATTAAAAGCAACTGTTACGTATTATGATTGAAGGAAAACGACATATAGCTATTTGGCAGCCATACTTTTTCCCTTACATAGGCTATTGGCAGATTATTCATGCCGTAGATTTGTTTGTTGTTGGCGATAATGCCCACTTTATCCAAAACAGCAGGATATACCGTAATAGTATCCTAGGACAAGGATGCAAGCCACAGAACTTCGGCATTGAAGTCAGCCAAGCTTCCTGCACTCACCTTATCTGTGAAACGAGTCGGGTGGTCAACCTGAAACGCGCAGAAAAGATGTGCCGCGTATTGGAGTACTACTACAGTAAAGCTCCATATTACAAAGATGCCATGAATGTTATCAAGCCGATTCTTTTCGACGAAGAGTCGGACCTAACGCGCTATCTCGTCAAACAACTGAAGGCAGTCGCCGAGTATTTAGGCATCAAGACAGAAATCAGGTTGCTATCAGAGGTTTCAGCCCGTTGGGATTGCAAGGCTCCGGAAGTCATCCGTCGAACTTGCGAACATTTCGGCATTACCAACTATATCAACTCTATCACCGGAACGAAGTATTACGACAAAGATGCTTTCCGCGAGATGGGCATCAATCTCCAGTTCATGCGTCGCAACGATGACATCCGCTACAAACAACGCTGTGACGAGTTTGTTCCCGACCTCAGCATAATTGACGTGATGATGTACTGTTCGCGCGACGAGATACACGATATGTTGAACCGTTACCATTTTGCATAACAATACAAAACAAGAATATTATGATTAATGTTTTTCAGCCATCACTAGGAAAAGAAGAGCTTGATGCTCTTGAAAAAGTCTTTGAGTCCAACTGGATTGGAAGAGGCAAAAAGGTAGTGGAATTTGAAGAGAAGTATGCCGAGCATATCAAATCTTCAAAGGACTTGGTGTTAACGACCACTTGCTGTAGCGAGGGATTGTTTTCCTCCATGCACCTTCTGGATATACAACCAGGCGATGAAGTAATTCTACCTACAATCAGTTTTATCGGAGCCGGCAATGCCATCTGTGCTCATGGTGCCAAGATGGTGCTTTGCGATGTGGATCCTCACACATTGAACGCCCGTGCCGAGGATATCGAAAAGGTGA
This is a stretch of genomic DNA from Fibrobacter sp. UWB13. It encodes these proteins:
- a CDS encoding tRNA-dihydrouridine synthase family protein, with the translated sequence MRILFAPLQSYTTGIYRKAHAEIFGGVDAYYAPFLRIENGKPREKDLRDLNALEGNAREIPQIIANSVDEFKILADALIAKGYTEIDFNMGCPFPMQVNRHRGAGILNDKQTVQEIMDEIRKISNTNGTAPTIVKGTAPVKFSVKMRLGQDSPDEAFALLPILNEAPLSQITLHPRLGKQQYKGAIDFKSFEKFYEECRHPLVYNGDITSVSQICEMERRYPKLAGVMIGRGLLARPSLAAEYKELRDINCVAPLNSDTHQDFLGKILQMHQVIFDHACKTYQGDSQILSHVQSFWEYLEPSIPKKIFKKIKKAGKLSEYQEAITAMKELS
- a CDS encoding TM2 domain-containing protein, giving the protein MPSTGEHNKWIALALCILLGYLGLHRFYEGKIWTGILWLCTAGLFGVGVVVDAILIVMKPEHY
- the rdgB gene encoding RdgB/HAM1 family non-canonical purine NTP pyrophosphatase, which produces MKRLFVIATGSAGKIRDFAHILGTDHYEFKTLKDIGFDEDIIEDGNSFAENAIIKSNTTAQWLAKRNIEATVLADDSGLEVFALNGEPGIYSARYCGKHGDDEANNVKLMQKLEDIEDRKARYFCALSYQTVTKNEKGEFVISKPIIFEGECRGEINHTPVGDMGFGYDPLFVPDGETRTFAQMELEEKKVISHRGNAIRALKKALGK
- a CDS encoding radical SAM/SPASM domain-containing protein — translated: MNSVYIEITNVCNLHCSFCPCGKEPTSRTFMDSKLFETSIAGAQEIGATNVYFHVLGEPTLHPGFAHYVKKLEQTPLKLTLTTNGTTIERSGRQILASPAVRQVNFSTHAYAELPRETAERYLQNVLDFCSLAIVERPDLYINLRLWNVGADEASPWNSYMLKRIHETFGIEITPGHFCSRHKSFNITGRLYLHEDTRFEWPSIDERTSKALQTRDERFAGTCRALDTHIAILHDGRVVACCLDHSGQITLGHTTEQNLAEILESPLAQNIKEGFAQHELRHPFCQTCSFCKRFK
- a CDS encoding WbqC family protein — its product is MIEGKRHIAIWQPYFFPYIGYWQIIHAVDLFVVGDNAHFIQNSRIYRNSILGQGCKPQNFGIEVSQASCTHLICETSRVVNLKRAEKMCRVLEYYYSKAPYYKDAMNVIKPILFDEESDLTRYLVKQLKAVAEYLGIKTEIRLLSEVSARWDCKAPEVIRRTCEHFGITNYINSITGTKYYDKDAFREMGINLQFMRRNDDIRYKQRCDEFVPDLSIIDVMMYCSRDEIHDMLNRYHFA